One Misgurnus anguillicaudatus chromosome 22, ASM2758022v2, whole genome shotgun sequence DNA segment encodes these proteins:
- the rplp0 gene encoding large ribosomal subunit protein uL10, whose translation MPREDRATWKSNYFLKIIQLLDDFPKCFIVGADNVGSKQMQTIRLSLRGKAVVLMGKNTMMRKAIRGHLENNPALERLLPHIRGNVGFVFTKEDLTEVRDLLLANKVPAAARAGAIAPCEVTVPAQNTGLGPEKTSFFQALGITTKISRGTIEILSDVQLIKNGDKVGASEATLLNMLNISPFSYGLIIQQVYDNGSVYSPEVLDITEDALHKRFLEGVRNIASVCLQIGYPTLASIPHTIINGYKRVLAVAVETDYSFPLAEKVKAFLADPTAFAVAAPVAAAAEEKSAAPAAKVEAAKEESEESDEDMGFGLFD comes from the exons ATGCCCAGGGAAGACAGGGCCACGTGGAAGTCCAACTACtttttgaaaatcatc caACTTCTGGATGACTTTCCCAAATGCTTCATCGTGGGCGCAGACAATGTCGGCTCCAAGCAGATGCAGACGATCCGTCTGTCTTTGAGGGGCAAGGCCGTCGTGCTGATGGGCAAAAACACCATGATGCGTAAGGCCATCCGTGGCCATCTGGAAAACAACCCAGCTTTGGAGAG GCTTCTCCCCCACATCCGTGGAAATGTTGGGTTTGTTTTCACAAAGGAAGATCTGACTGAGGTCAGGGATCTGCTGCTGGCAAACAAA GTGCCAGCTGCTGCCCGTGCTGGTGCCATCGCTCCTTGTGAAGTGACTGTGCCAGCTCAAAACACCGGGCTTGGTCCTGAGAAGACCTCCTTCTTCCAGGCTCTGGGTATCACCACCAAGATCTCCAGAGGAACCATTGAAATCCTGAGT GATGTCCAGCTGATCAAAAATGGAGATAAGGTGGGCGCCAGTGAAGCCACGCTGCTCAACATGCTGAACATCTCGCCCTTCTCATACGGGCTGATCATCCAGCAGGTGTATGATAATGGCAGTGTGTACAGCCCAGAGGTGCTTGACATCACTGAAGATGCCCTGCACAAGAGGTTCCTGGAGGGTGTGAGA AACATCGCCAGCGTCTGTCTGCAGATCGGCTACCCCACACTCGCCTCCATCCCTCACACCATCATCAATGGATACAAGAGGGTCCTGGCTGTTGCCGTGGAAACCGACTACTCCTTCCCTCTGGCTGAAAAG GTGAAGGCGTTCCTGGCTGACCCCACCGCTTTCGCTGTGGCAGCTCCTGTGGCCGCGGCTGCAGAGGAGAAATCCGCTGCTCCTGCTGCCAAAGTGGAGGCGGCAAAGGAGGAGTCTGAAGAGTCGGATGAAGACATGGGCTTCGGCCTGTTTGATTAA